The proteins below come from a single Dinghuibacter silviterrae genomic window:
- a CDS encoding hybrid sensor histidine kinase/response regulator: protein MTRSHLHPKKILIIDDDEDDFFITSDYIKDIPGQSFVLDWCPQYETGLARILERAYDIYLIDYRLGAHTGLDLIRSAIAHRCDDPLILLTGKGNQKIDMEAMQVGATDYLVKTELNTEKLERCIRYALERAESMRALRHNERKYRSIFERSKDAVFLSDKDLRIKDVNEGMIALLGYSREELSARMLPDLIEDKQDQAHLEGRLKRWGEINDWEIVLAGKHGQKLSCILSASMEHDEIEGDYFQGIIHDITALKKAEKITLQAEKLAAAGRLVRTLAHEVRNPLNNINLSTEQLQHDLKDPEQALYLDIIRRNSHRIEALISELLDSSRPTEMALGRNDLRELLEQALDIAVDRINLKRVRLRKVFPETPLFLDADAGKLKIALLNIIINAVEAVEPGQGELIIGLLQDPEHYIVQITDNGCGISQEHLSRLFEPYFTSKRNGMGLGLAATLNIVQAHRGSIDVRSEEQRGTTFTLFFPRP from the coding sequence CAAAAAAAATCCTGATCATCGACGACGACGAGGATGATTTTTTTATCACCAGCGACTATATAAAGGACATACCGGGGCAGTCCTTTGTCCTGGACTGGTGTCCGCAGTATGAAACCGGTCTGGCCCGGATCCTGGAACGGGCTTACGACATCTACCTGATCGACTACCGGCTCGGCGCGCATACCGGCCTTGACCTTATCCGCAGCGCCATCGCCCACCGCTGCGACGACCCCCTCATCCTGCTGACGGGGAAAGGGAACCAGAAGATCGACATGGAAGCCATGCAGGTAGGCGCCACCGATTACCTGGTTAAGACCGAACTCAATACGGAAAAGCTGGAGCGGTGTATCCGCTATGCCCTGGAACGCGCGGAATCCATGCGGGCCCTCCGGCACAACGAGCGGAAATACCGAAGCATCTTCGAACGTTCCAAAGACGCCGTTTTCCTCTCGGACAAGGACCTCCGGATCAAGGACGTCAACGAGGGCATGATTGCCTTACTGGGTTATTCCAGGGAGGAATTATCGGCGCGGATGTTGCCCGATCTTATCGAGGACAAACAAGACCAGGCCCACCTGGAGGGCAGGCTCAAGCGCTGGGGCGAGATCAACGACTGGGAAATCGTACTCGCCGGCAAACACGGGCAGAAGCTGAGCTGCATCCTCAGCGCCTCCATGGAGCACGACGAGATCGAGGGCGATTACTTCCAGGGCATCATCCACGACATCACTGCCCTCAAAAAGGCGGAAAAGATCACCCTCCAGGCCGAAAAACTCGCGGCCGCGGGAAGACTCGTCCGGACCCTGGCTCACGAAGTAAGGAATCCACTCAACAACATAAACCTGTCCACCGAACAGCTCCAGCACGACCTGAAGGACCCGGAGCAAGCCCTCTACCTCGACATCATCCGGAGAAACAGCCACCGTATCGAAGCCCTGATCTCTGAACTCCTGGACTCGTCCAGACCCACCGAAATGGCCCTGGGCCGGAACGACCTCCGGGAGCTCCTGGAGCAAGCGCTGGACATCGCCGTCGACCGGATCAACCTGAAAAGGGTAAGGCTCCGGAAGGTCTTCCCCGAAACCCCGCTCTTTTTGGACGCCGACGCCGGTAAACTCAAGATCGCCCTGCTGAACATCATCATCAATGCGGTTGAGGCCGTGGAGCCGGGGCAGGGCGAACTCATCATCGGTTTATTGCAGGACCCCGAACACTATATCGTCCAGATCACCGATAACGGCTGCGGAATCAGCCAGGAACATCTTTCCCGGCTTTTCGAGCCTTATTTCACCTCCAAAAGGAACGGCATGGGGTTGGGGCTGGCGGCTACGCTCAACATCGTACAGGCACACCGGGGCTCCATCGACGTCCGTTCGGAAGAACAAAGGGGAACAACTTTCACGTTGTTTTTCCCAAGACCATAG
- a CDS encoding lmo0937 family membrane protein codes for MRTLLYLLAVILIIGWILGFFVYSVGSLIHILLVLAVISILLGLIRRGADY; via the coding sequence ATGCGCACCTTATTATACCTGCTCGCGGTCATCCTCATCATCGGATGGATACTTGGCTTTTTTGTGTACAGCGTAGGCAGCCTCATCCACATCCTGCTGGTCCTTGCCGTCATTTCCATCCTGCTCGGCCTGATCCGCCGGGGAGCTGATTACTAG
- a CDS encoding LutB/LldF family L-lactate oxidation iron-sulfur protein → MNETGSTFLAKSTVKAGDIEHRRKINFNIGRYNASVPKGKAQFSDLMLARERAKNLKWRAMETLDQQLEEFEMHLTRRGGRVLWAENGEQALEHILAICRDKDCKTVVKSKSMVTEEIHLNAFLEKNGIQSIETDLGEYIQQLDGEPPYHIVTPAMHKSKEDIAKLFAEKLGTDPKLTPEQMTLVARDVLRSKYVEAEIGITGANFIIADTGGIALTENEGNARLSSGFPATHIVIVGLEKVIPSLTDLALFWPLLATFGTGQQVTVYNTIISGPAQPGETDGPKDMIVILLDNGRTNILASPVQRESLYCIRCGSCLNACPVYKNIGGHAYGTTYSGPIGSIITPHLKDLAEYKHLSYASSLCGNCTEVCPIRINLHELLLENRHEAADKGSNGWKEGFAWKVWKRVSLNRRWMNMGNGKLKNKLVNRMAKEWTRHRADLDFAPKTFNEMWREQRGARRI, encoded by the coding sequence ATGAACGAGACGGGTTCAACCTTTCTGGCGAAGTCTACGGTGAAGGCCGGGGACATCGAACATCGCCGTAAGATCAACTTCAATATCGGGCGTTATAATGCGTCGGTGCCCAAGGGCAAAGCACAGTTTTCCGACCTGATGCTGGCCAGGGAAAGGGCGAAGAACCTCAAGTGGAGGGCCATGGAGACGCTGGATCAGCAGTTGGAGGAGTTCGAGATGCACCTGACGCGCCGGGGTGGCCGCGTGCTGTGGGCGGAGAACGGGGAGCAGGCATTGGAACACATCCTCGCGATCTGCCGGGACAAGGATTGCAAGACGGTGGTCAAGAGCAAGTCCATGGTGACGGAAGAAATCCACCTGAACGCCTTCCTGGAAAAAAATGGGATCCAAAGCATAGAAACAGACTTGGGAGAATATATCCAGCAACTGGACGGTGAACCGCCTTACCATATCGTGACGCCGGCCATGCACAAAAGCAAGGAGGATATTGCCAAGCTGTTCGCCGAAAAGCTGGGTACGGATCCAAAGCTGACACCCGAGCAGATGACGCTGGTTGCCCGGGACGTGTTGCGTTCCAAATATGTGGAAGCGGAGATCGGGATCACGGGTGCGAATTTTATCATTGCCGATACCGGCGGCATCGCCCTGACGGAAAACGAGGGCAATGCCCGTCTGAGCAGCGGCTTTCCGGCGACGCATATCGTCATTGTCGGCCTGGAAAAAGTCATTCCCTCCCTGACAGACCTGGCCTTGTTCTGGCCGCTGCTGGCCACCTTTGGCACGGGTCAGCAGGTGACCGTGTACAACACGATCATCAGTGGTCCTGCCCAACCCGGGGAAACCGATGGCCCGAAGGACATGATCGTCATTCTGCTGGACAACGGACGGACCAACATCCTGGCCAGCCCGGTACAACGCGAAAGCCTTTACTGTATCCGCTGCGGGTCCTGTCTGAATGCCTGTCCCGTGTATAAGAACATCGGCGGGCATGCCTACGGCACCACGTATAGCGGGCCGATCGGCAGCATCATCACCCCCCATCTAAAGGACCTGGCGGAATATAAACACCTCAGCTATGCTTCCTCCCTCTGCGGCAATTGCACCGAGGTTTGCCCGATCCGGATAAACCTGCACGAGCTTTTGCTGGAAAACCGGCACGAGGCCGCGGACAAGGGCAGCAATGGATGGAAGGAAGGATTTGCCTGGAAAGTGTGGAAGCGGGTTTCTTTGAACCGCCGGTGGATGAATATGGGGAACGGGAAGCTCAAAAACAAGCTGGTCAACCGCATGGCCAAAGAATGGACCCGGCATAGGGCGGACCTTGACTTTGCACCCAAGACATTTAATGAGATGTGGCGGGAACAAAGGGGCGCCCGCCGCATCTGA
- a CDS encoding DUF3109 family protein has protein sequence MIVIDDVIVSDAVVDEQFVCDLNHCKGGCCVDGDAGAPLTDEELDLINHFVDLVKPYLTDEGRAVIEAQGHYVYDREFGWVTPTIAHKMCAYGYVDAQGIVKCGIEKAYNDGLISWRKPLSCHLFPIRTKASHDGKHEYVNYEPRQDLCKAACSLGKKLKVPVYVFLKDALTRKYGAAFYEVLDKIAKEYKR, from the coding sequence ATGATCGTGATTGACGACGTCATCGTGAGCGATGCGGTAGTGGACGAACAGTTTGTGTGCGACCTGAATCATTGTAAGGGCGGCTGCTGTGTAGACGGAGATGCCGGAGCCCCGCTAACCGACGAGGAGCTGGACCTGATCAACCATTTTGTCGATCTGGTCAAACCCTACCTGACGGACGAAGGCCGTGCAGTGATCGAAGCGCAGGGACACTATGTGTATGACCGGGAGTTTGGCTGGGTGACCCCGACCATCGCGCACAAGATGTGTGCGTATGGCTATGTGGATGCGCAAGGCATCGTAAAATGCGGGATCGAAAAGGCGTACAACGACGGTTTGATTTCCTGGCGGAAACCCCTGAGCTGTCATCTTTTCCCCATCCGTACAAAGGCCAGCCACGACGGCAAACACGAATACGTCAACTACGAACCCAGGCAGGACCTTTGCAAGGCCGCCTGCAGCCTGGGCAAAAAATTAAAAGTACCCGTTTATGTTTTCTTAAAGGACGCGTTGACCCGGAAATACGGAGCCGCGTTCTATGAAGTGCTCGACAAGATCGCAAAAGAATATAAACGATGA
- the gldD gene encoding gliding motility lipoprotein GldD, with the protein MRKYFLAAFLFCACNGVPIPKPKGYFRIDLPRHEYRLFSQPGYPYSFEYPVYANIVRDSSYFDEQPDNPYWINVDFPSFQGRIYLSYINIGTHALYKVKGSGGAYHDSLGVNTLDKLVGDAFNLTNRHVEKASSIDQYPVAPFPGTAGFIFEVGGNAATRYQFFVTDSAHHFLRGALYFYTTPNEDSLRPVNQFLSEDMKHMIATLQWKRP; encoded by the coding sequence ATGAGAAAGTATTTTTTAGCCGCATTTCTCTTTTGCGCCTGCAATGGCGTTCCGATCCCCAAACCCAAGGGCTATTTCCGGATCGACCTCCCCCGGCACGAGTACCGGCTGTTCAGCCAGCCGGGCTATCCCTACAGCTTCGAATATCCCGTATACGCGAATATCGTCAGGGACTCTTCGTATTTCGACGAACAACCCGACAACCCTTACTGGATCAATGTCGACTTCCCCTCCTTCCAGGGGCGCATTTACCTGAGCTATATCAACATCGGGACCCATGCCCTGTACAAAGTCAAAGGATCCGGGGGCGCCTATCATGACTCCCTGGGTGTCAACACACTGGACAAGCTTGTAGGGGACGCCTTCAACCTGACCAACCGTCACGTCGAAAAGGCATCCTCTATCGATCAGTACCCGGTTGCCCCTTTTCCCGGTACCGCCGGGTTTATCTTCGAAGTGGGCGGCAACGCGGCCACGCGTTACCAATTCTTTGTCACCGATTCCGCCCATCATTTCCTAAGAGGCGCGTTGTACTTCTATACGACACCCAATGAGGATAGCCTGAGGCCGGTCAACCAGTTTCTGTCCGAGGATATGAAACACATGATCGCGACCCTGCAGTGGAAGCGGCCGTAG